In Zingiber officinale cultivar Zhangliang chromosome 6A, Zo_v1.1, whole genome shotgun sequence, a single genomic region encodes these proteins:
- the LOC121996755 gene encoding uncharacterized protein LOC121996755 isoform X2, which produces MGGDLGSAPVEALPWWRAEEEAIKIEPAEKKEKAMVVEEEDKTGWRCWKHPMQSPGGICAACLRDRLLRLCPDCASLRPCGCFASPSSSASSSSGSSRSCRWIAGEDAGLGQVGTVSRLIAREPAFRRSRSVGIPLVTSRSVAAVTAEGDDPSPPSKARGGGRGWTFFWLFSRSAGEGKKDPPPAGLFRSRTVAVGRSSMRGWGLPEEEEKRKPGRRWHFPSPMKVFRQLKQPAKTAAGHERSPVWRG; this is translated from the exons ATGGGAGGCGATCTGGGATCTGCTCCGGTCGAGGCGCTACCGTGGTGGAGGGCGGAGGAGGAAGCGATAAAGATCGAGCCggcggagaagaaggagaaggcgatggtggtggaggaggaggacAAGACGGGGTGGAGGTGCTGGAAACACCCGATGCAGTCTCCCGGAGGAATCTGCGCCGCTTGCCTCCGAGATCGCCTCCTGCGCCTCTGCCCTGACTGCGCGAGCCTCCGCCCGTGCGGCTGCTTCGCCTCCCCTTCCTCCTCCGCTTCCTCCTCCTCCGGATCCTCCAGATCTTGCCGATGGATCGCCGGAGAAGACGCGGGTTTGGGGCAGGTGGGGACCGTCTCCCGTCTCATCGCCAGAGAGCCGGCCTTTCGGCGGTCCCGATCGGTCGGGATCCCTCTCGTAACGTCGCGATCAGTGGCGGCCGTTACGGCGGAGGGCGACGATCCATCACCTCCCTCGAAGGCGCGGGGCGGAGGAAGGGGATGGACTTTTTTCTGGCTGTTCTCGAGGTCGGCGGGGGAGGGCAAGAAGGATCCGCCGCCGGCAGGTTTGTTCCGATCCAGGACGGTGGCGGTGGGGCGCTCTTCCATGCGCGGCTGGGGCCTTccggaagaggaggagaagaggaagccGGGGCGGAGGTGGCACTTTCCAAGCCCGATGAAGGTATTCCGGCAGCTGAAGCAGCCCGCCAAGACGGCGGCAGGACACGAACGATCGCCGGTGTGGCGCGG ataa
- the LOC121996755 gene encoding uncharacterized protein LOC121996755 isoform X1 — MGGDLGSAPVEALPWWRAEEEAIKIEPAEKKEKAMVVEEEDKTGWRCWKHPMQSPGGICAACLRDRLLRLCPDCASLRPCGCFASPSSSASSSSGSSRSCRWIAGEDAGLGQVGTVSRLIAREPAFRRSRSVGIPLVTSRSVAAVTAEGDDPSPPSKARGGGRGWTFFWLFSRSAGEGKKDPPPAGLFRSRTVAVGRSSMRGWGLPEEEEKRKPGRRWHFPSPMKVFRQLKQPAKTAAGHERSPVWRGRG; from the exons ATGGGAGGCGATCTGGGATCTGCTCCGGTCGAGGCGCTACCGTGGTGGAGGGCGGAGGAGGAAGCGATAAAGATCGAGCCggcggagaagaaggagaaggcgatggtggtggaggaggaggacAAGACGGGGTGGAGGTGCTGGAAACACCCGATGCAGTCTCCCGGAGGAATCTGCGCCGCTTGCCTCCGAGATCGCCTCCTGCGCCTCTGCCCTGACTGCGCGAGCCTCCGCCCGTGCGGCTGCTTCGCCTCCCCTTCCTCCTCCGCTTCCTCCTCCTCCGGATCCTCCAGATCTTGCCGATGGATCGCCGGAGAAGACGCGGGTTTGGGGCAGGTGGGGACCGTCTCCCGTCTCATCGCCAGAGAGCCGGCCTTTCGGCGGTCCCGATCGGTCGGGATCCCTCTCGTAACGTCGCGATCAGTGGCGGCCGTTACGGCGGAGGGCGACGATCCATCACCTCCCTCGAAGGCGCGGGGCGGAGGAAGGGGATGGACTTTTTTCTGGCTGTTCTCGAGGTCGGCGGGGGAGGGCAAGAAGGATCCGCCGCCGGCAGGTTTGTTCCGATCCAGGACGGTGGCGGTGGGGCGCTCTTCCATGCGCGGCTGGGGCCTTccggaagaggaggagaagaggaagccGGGGCGGAGGTGGCACTTTCCAAGCCCGATGAAGGTATTCCGGCAGCTGAAGCAGCCCGCCAAGACGGCGGCAGGACACGAACGATCGCCGGTGTGGCGCGG CCGAGGATAA